One part of the Aspergillus luchuensis IFO 4308 DNA, chromosome 5, nearly complete sequence genome encodes these proteins:
- a CDS encoding ditrans,polycis-polyprenyl diphosphate synthase (BUSCO:EOG09264W7W;~COG:I;~EggNog:ENOG410PGDW;~InterPro:IPR038887,IPR036424;~TransMembrane:1 (i67-85o);~go_component: GO:1904423 - dehydrodolichyl diphosphate synthase complex [Evidence IEA];~go_function: GO:0016765 - transferase activity, transferring alkyl or aryl (other than methyl) groups [Evidence IEA];~go_process: GO:0019408 - dolichol biosynthetic process [Evidence IEA]) has product MVTQRDRELFRDDIRSRGTKLNAAEREKLLRPYLPDPSDLPRRPTQRRKKAPRKTPIRTFVKSQLHLLTYAIVHIIFGIFSRLILSYHAVVDRIFAIVYYHHRTPELIRKDVKGLKRLPEHLSVILSLRKEDDALAILMDEVAELSAWSVSSGIPVLSVYEKTGILKSCIPVLHQAITSKLSSYYGSPAQQPTLRLFAPHHPIYNTQQDVPPSDRHNASSLTVLLLSATDGRETFVDLTKTLAEMSQTGKLSPEDITMELVDAEISEITTQPTQPTAPVNQGSTRMGLSRNASLVKPEPDLLLVFGPFLKLDGYPPWHIRLTEMYCTGGRNSGITNSDEAVEYHGFLRGLWHYAGAQMRFGR; this is encoded by the exons ATGGTTACGCAGCGTGATAGAGAATTGTTCAGGGATGATATTCGCTCTCGAGGAACGAAGCTCAATGCTGCTGAGCGCGAGAAATTGCTAAGGCCATATCTGCCAGACCCGTCTGATCTTCCACGCAGACCAACTCAGCGGCGCAAGAAGGCTCCTCGAAAGACACCAATACGGACGTTTGTCAAGTCGCAGCTGCATCTACTCACATACGCCATTGTTCACATCATCTTTGGGATTTTTTCTCGTCTCATTTTGAGCTACCATGCTGTTGTGGATCGAATCTTCGCCATCGTCTATTACCATCACCGAACACCAGAGTTAATACGAAAGGATGTGAAAGGCTTGAAGCGCTTACCCGAACATCTGAGCGTCATCTTATCCCTACGCAAAGAAGACGATGCCCTAGCAATCTTGATGGATGAAGTGGCGGAACTTTCAGCCTGGAGCGTGAGTTCTGGGATACCTGTCCTAAGTGTCTATGAGAAGACCG GTATCTTGAAGTCCTGCATCCCCGTCCTTCACCAAGCTATCACGAGCAAGTTGTCATCTTACTATGGGTCTCCGGCGCAACAACCTACACTGCGGCTGTTTGCTCCCCACCACCCTATCTATAATACACAGCAAGATGTTCCGCCGTCTGACAGACACAACGCCAGTTCTCTCACAGTGCTTCTCCTGTCTGCGACTGATGGCAGGGAAACGTTTGTTGACTTGACCAAGACCCTGGCGGAGATGTCCCAAACTGGTAAATTGTCCCCAGAGGACATTACTATGGAATTGGTCGATGCAGAGATCAGTGAGATCACCACTCAGCCAACCCAACCGACAGCACCTGTCAATCAAGGCAGCACAAGAATGGGCCTCAGCCGTAATGCCTCCCTAGTGAAGCCTGAGcctgatcttctccttgtttTTGGTCCGTTCTTGAAGTTGGATGGATACCCGCCTTGGCATATCCGCCTCACCGAAATGTACTGCACCGGCGGTAGGAATAGTGGGATAACGAATTCCGACGAGGCTGTTGAGTACCACGGGTTCCTCAGGGGCCTCTGGCACTACGCCGGCGCTCAGATGAGGTTTGGCCGTTGA
- a CDS encoding ELMO/CED-12 family protein (COG:T;~EggNog:ENOG410PFWZ;~InterPro:IPR016024,IPR011989,IPR011993,IPR001849, IPR006816,IPR024574;~PFAM:PF11841,PF04727,PF16457): protein METSISELVERLGSDEDAVRKMAVFKLQGSIGDPSFADNFIAEGGLTRLRYLTLHASGNTLAYSLTSFARILEVDKGWDLVDQDMVERVVELIVTHPLVNILRGAMSILVSIVSHPYSGNHLSQDGNFGFRALKPAIAIYPQFLEMLVNRLSSADHALCANALQLINSLMRDSITNEADTEWPKFIQKLQDLGVIRAVYSLMQGTALQDHVHPLIEFQSLTKVLLRKWREIPLDLERPEHRRALKGIYVASSHERSQEKGLDNGDEMKQSKKHSSEKWRRLGFETESPSMQFEDTGFLGMMDLADYVRNHQDEFQKMLLEQSTKPPQQRCPIARASLSVTSILYQHFEVDKSEMDDSKGYLLLESRSNLDKLFEPLLLHWTRLHVAGLHALFRLWKATGAEVEDYGKIVELVRILIESVVGGAPRTKDVQEVEEELTNFEYGRLRELQMELLGLTYEDAWGQHLQQMREELYHEALQFVKEQRIRCLLHGAWFLNEGSDSSDVGTEQRSWKYAQLSHNRRFLHFGDFNSILERCPELDTLPEKIDLSSVSSVVSNVSASSNDQSAEPAKDMSHAVSYTKITVHGYSQPVHGTGDIQKSNGHRRTSSRSVQGETALLSFCPQSTSVASEWLDGLLMLLNQQPITAETNKLISLVSDYGLKIRLLNVRFDDVAFAGEAPQVPTRDGLDDNYYYDVFGGS from the exons ATGGAAACCAGCATCTCTGAGCTGGTTGAGAGGCTAGGAAGTGACGAAGATGCGGTGCGCAAAATGGCAGTTTTTAAACTCCAAGGGAGCATTGGGGATCCCTCCTTTGCCGATAATTTCATCGCAGAAGGTGGACTCACTAGGTTACGCTACTTGACTCTGCATGCAAGTGGTAACACCTTGGCATATAGCCTCACAAGCTTCGCCAGAATACTAGAAGTTGACAAAGGCTGGGATCTAGTAGACCAAGACATGGTTGAAAGA gTTGTTGAACTCATAGTGACTCACCCATTGGTTAACATCCTAAGGGGTGCAATGTCTATATTAGTTTCCATAGTGTCACATCCTTACTCAGGTAATCACTTATCACAAGATGGAAACTTTGGCTTTCGTGCATTGAAGCCCGCAATTGCCATTTATCCGCAATTCCTGGAAATGCTTGTCAATAGACTTTCGTCTGCAGACCATGCCCTCTGCGCAAATGCACTTCAGTTGATTAATTCGCTCATGCGCGACTCTATCACGAATGAGGCAGATACGGAGTGGCCAAAGTTTATTCAAAAGCTGCAAGATCTCGGTGTGATCAGAGCAGTCTATTCCCTCATGCAAGGTACTGCACTGCAGGATCACGTGCACCCATTAATAGAATTTCAGTCTCTTACCAAAGTTCTTCTGAGGAAATGGAGAGAGATACCCTTGGATCTGGAGAGGCCAGAGCACAGGAGAGCCTTGAAAGGGATCTATGTGGCTAGCTCGCATGAGCGGAGCCAAGAAAAGGGCCTCGATAATGGTGATGAGATGAAACAGTCTAAGAAACACAGTTCTGAGAAGTGGAGGCGTCTTGGTTTCGAGACGGAGAGTCCTTCGATGCAGTTTGAGGATACCGGGTTCTTGGGCATGATGGATCTGGCAGACTATGTCAGGAATCATCAAGATGAGTTCCAAAAAATGCTTCTGGAGCAGTCCACGAAGCCTCCTCAGCAGCGATGTCCCATTGCCCGTGCCTCACTGTCAGTCACTTCGATCTTATACCAGCATTTTGAGGTGGACAAATCGGAAATGGATGACTCCAAGGGTTATCTTCTACTAGAGTCTCGCTCTAACCTTGACAAGTTGTTTGAGCCTCTGCTGTTGCATTGGACCAGATTGCATGTAGCAGGATTACATGCTCTCTTTCGACTATGGAAGGCTACCGGAGCGGAAGTCGAAGATTACGGAAAGATCGTTGAGCTTGTTCGAATCCTGATCGAGTCTGTTGTTGGTGGAGCACCTCGGACAAAGGATGTGcaagaagtggaagaagagttgACCAACTTCGAGTATGGTCGGCTCCGCGAATTGCAAATGGAGTTGTTGGGGCTCACGTATGAAGATGCCTGGGGCCAacacctgcagcagatgcgCGAAGAATTGTATCACGAAGCACTTCAATTTGTTAAAGAACAGAGAATCCGCTGTCTGTTGCACGGCGCATGGTTCCTCAACGAGGGCTCTGATAGCTCAGACGTGGGAACCGAGCAACGCTCATGGAAATATGCTCAACTTTCGCACAACAGGAGGTTCTTACACTTTGGTGATTTCAATTCCATTCTTGAGAGGTGTCCAGAGCTCGATACTTTACCCGAGAAGA TCGACCTCTCATCGGTATCTTCAGTGGTCTCTAATGTCTCTGCTTCATCCAACGATCAGTCAGCGGAGCCTGCAAAGGACATGTCTCATGCTGTATCTTATACTAAGATTACCGTGCACGGCTACTCGCAGCCTGTACACGGGACTGGGGACATCCAGAAAAGTAATGGCCATCGCCGAACCTCGAGCAGATCAGTGCAAGGTGAAACTGCGCTGTTGAGTTTCTGTCCACAATCAACCAGTGTCGCATCTGAGTGGCTTGATGGTTTGCTTATGCTTCTCAACCAGCAGCCTATAACTGCAGAGACAAACAAGCTTATAAGTTTGGTCAGCGATTACGGGCTCAAGATCCGTTTGTTGAATGTTCGCTTTGATGATGTGGCCTTCGCGGGTGAAGCGCCCCAAGTTCCCACGCGAGATGGCCTTGATGACAATTACTACTATGACGTCTTTGGTGGCTCATAA
- a CDS encoding uncharacterized protein (COG:S;~EggNog:ENOG410PSNB): protein MTFYLPPPTIQSEYCTATTVYDPMPHLPIVQCNASITAQNIRKRKRETALEDITPALSNRLASSALHDTSPQFCLDNKTCLSDSAGVFTRQRCLHRKRRVFQQPPAYNKPPLTDGISYMLQSDSSQDTCISGVSSPPVSPKTIPPTPYQQPQTLFASASCLRPCHICHRRPTTREYVDAYADCDLCGGRSCYICLRHCDSVDCSGLLRTPTSGCQERPDDDEWQTERARKVCSACAVEGVTESGKEVIRCLECVQGLQSQWQALHLH from the exons ATGACATTCTatcttcctccgccgacAATTCAGTCCGAATATTGTACAGCGACGACAGTTTATGATCCCATGCCACACCTTCCAATCGTCCAATGCAATGCCTCTATCACGGCCCAAAACATAAGAAAGCGAAAAAGAGAAACAGCTTTGGAAGATATTACTCCAGCTCTATCAAACAG GCTTGCCTCATCGGCCCTTCATGATACGAGCCCGCAATTCTGCCTAGACAATAAAACATGCTTAAGCGACAGCGCAGGGGTCTTCACGCGCCAGCGATGTCTCCACAGGAAACGACGAGTCTTCCAGCAGCCACCTGCTTACAATAAGCCACCGCTCACAGACGGTATCTCTTACATGCTACAGTCGGATTCGTCGCAAGACACTTGCATTTCTGGAGTCAGCTCTCCGCCCGTGTCTCCTAAAACAATTCCTCCGACCCCATATCAGCAACCACAAACACTATTCGCATCTGCGTCCTGTCTCCGCCCATGTCATATCTGCCACCGGAGACCGACCACTCGAGAATATGTTGACGCCTATGCAGACTGTGATCTTTGTGGTGGGAGGAGCTGCTACATTTGTTTACGGCATTGTGACTCTGTAGACTGCAGTGGGTTACTCAGGACCCCTACAAGCGGCTGTCAAGAAAGGCCGGACGACGACGAATGGCAGACAGAGCGGGCACGAAAAGTTTGCTCTGCCTGTGCGGTCGAAGGTGTCACCGAATCGGGAAAAGAAGTAATAAGATGCCTTGAATGTGTACAAGGCCTCCAATCCCAATGGCAAGCTCTTCATCTACACTAG